TCAGGCCGACGCGCCGACGAGGTCGCCCGCCTTCGCGCGCGAGCGCTCGACGATCGCCGGGCGGGCCTCGAACTCGATGACGACCTGGTCGCCGTAGTCGACGGTCTCGACGTGGGCGTGGTCGTGGATCCACGAGACGAGGCTCATGGTGTCGTCGGTCATCGGCAGCACGAGGCGTTCGCGCTCGTAGTCGGGCAGTTCGGCGTCGATGCGCTCGGCGAGGGCCTCGACGTTGAGGCCCTCCTGTGCGCTGACTGCCACGGGGTTCGGGGCCAGTGCCGAGAGGGCCTCCTTCTTCCGGCGGACCTCCTCGTCGTCGACCTTGTCGGTCTTGTTCAGGACGGTGACGATGGGGGCCTCGTTGCGCTCGTAGAGGGTGTCGTGGCTGGTCACCAGCTTCTCGCGTATCTCCTCGACGGACTCGGAGACGTCGACGACCAGCAAGACCAGATCCGCGCGATAGACCGAGTCCAGCGTCGACTTGAACGACTCGACCAGCCAGTGGGGCAGGTCCTGGATGAACCCGACGGTGTCGGTGACCAGTACCTCGCGCTTGCCCACTTCGGCGCGACGGGTCGTCGTCCCCAGCGTGGTAAAGAGGCGGTCCTCGCTCTCGGCGGTCGTATCGAGGTCCGGGTGGAGGTCCTCGTTCTCGTCGACCTCGAGGTCGGCCGCGAGACGGCGCAACAGCGTCGACTTCCCGGCGTTGGTGTAGCCCGCCAGCGCGACCAGGTCGAACCCCGACTCGCGGCGCTGCTCGCGGCGGTGTTGCTCGGTCTCCTCGATGGACGCGAGCTCGTCCCGGATGTTCGAGATCTGCTTTTTGATGTCCTCCTCGCGACTCTCGTCGTACTCGCCGAGCCCCATGAACCCGGGGCGCTCGTCGCGCTTCGCGAGGCTGGCCTTGGCCTCGGCGCGCGGGAGCTCGTAGCGCAGTTCGGCGAGTTCGACCTGGAGCTGGGCCTTCCGCGTGCGGGCCCGTTGCCCGAAAATCTCGAGGATGAGCCGGAACCGGTCGATGACGCGGACGCCGCTCATCAGCTCGTTCCCGATGTTGTAGGTCTGGTAGGGGCCCAGCTGGTTGTCGAAGACGACGATCGTCGCGTCCTCGCGAGCGACCGCGTTGGCCAGGCGCGCCACCTTCCCCTCCCCGATGTGGTAGGCCGGGTCCTCGGTGCGCGTCTGGGTTATCTCCGCGACGACGTCGTAGCCCGCCGCGCGCGCGAGGTCACGTATCTCCCCGGTGTCTGCGGTGCCGCTGTCGACTCGTTTCGCGATGACCGCTCGTTCCGTGGTGTCTGTCGCCGTCACTCGCTTCAAGGTACGTCGTCCGTTTATTTAATCTGCAGGGTGGGGTCCGGTCGTGTGCGCACACCGGCCCGCACCCGGAGGCGTTGCACCGTCGCGCGGGTAGCCGTGGTATAGACGAGTCGCACCGTTCCTGCCGGTGCTGTGGCGAGCGACCGGTGACCGGCCTCGTCGCGACGTCGCGCAGACGCCGTTGTCTCAACGCGACACCCGCCGTCGGGGCCCGTCCGGAACGGGCCTCTCGACGCCGTCGAGCAGTGACCTGGCGTCGGTAGCGACTTCTGACGCACCGCTACTCGGCGTCGCGCTGTGGAAAAATGGGTCGCAGGTGGTTACGCGGCAATGCTCGCGGCCGCGATGAACGACCAGCGGGTACCGCTGGAGGTCTCGGTTTCTTTCTTCGCTGCCTTCGTCGTGTTTCGGGGGTGTTTCCAGTTCATCACGACTACATACTCCCTCTGTGCGTATAAAGTGTTCGATATCTTATATATTGTCGTGGTTATTGATTAACAACGAGGACTGTGAAAGATATGTTTTCAGGCGTATCGACGCGAAATCCCACGACGGTACCGACGTATCGGACGGGGCAGCCCTGGTACCTATCGGAATTTCGACCTGTCCTGGCACCCCGTCAGGAGCCGTTTCGACTGCTCGGCGAGTCCGACGCCTGTAGTCGAGTCCGCTGCAACCGCCCTGCGCATCCGGCTGGATGGGAGGTACCAGTCCCCGCCGGCCGCCTGCCGATGGCCCGTCGGGTGAGGGGCCGGAGTCCGGTGTCTCTCCCCTGTGACGTGCACTTCGGCGCTGTTTTCACTCCTGATACTCCAGGTTACCCCGCTTTTGTTCCCCAGTCTCCAGAATCGGCACCCAATTCTCCCCTTCGATATCTTGAACCCGCCCAAACTGAGCGCCAAATCGTGGTAGTATGTGGCAAGATAGTACTATAACCCTCCGTCTGTTATGCTGTTGTATCCATGAGGAAGCAGGAGCTCATCCATCTTCACAGCCTGCTCGCGCAGGTACAGAACCACTACGAAGCCGACACAGGATCCGAGGTCGCCCAAGCGGAGTACACGGCGCTCGGCGTCAAGCCGACGTCCATCCACAAATCGAAGACCGACCACAAAGACGCCGTTTTTGCGCTCGCCGACGGCCTGACCGACGACATGCTCGAGCGCAGCGACGAACCGCTGACGCTCACCGCCGACTGAACCCTTCTGTGTCGGTATCCACAGTCCCCCCCTTTTTTCCGCCAGCCACCGGCTTCTCGCCCACCGGCGTCCTCACGTCCGCTCGCTGCCCTGCCACTACGTTTAAATATACCCTTGCTGAACCCCAGGGTAGTCAGATGCCGAAAATAGAGATCTCCGTTCCGGAACACCTCGAGATGCAGATTTCACAGCTGGTCGACCAGGGCGAGTTCCTCAACCGCGAGGACGCCTTCGAGAGCCTCCTCTCGACCGGACTCAAGGCCTACAAGGTCAGCGGCCCCAGCGAGGAAAACGACGAACCGGGCTTCGAGGACGATCCGCTGGAGGACAGCGGGATGATGGGCCACGACGACGAGTACGTCTTCTGAGTGTGCAAGTGTGGTACGCGGTACCTCAACCCTCAGTCAACTTATAGGCCGTGGGGGCGTAGTCTACCCGTGAGCGAAGATACAGGGCGACGGAACCTCCGTATGCCTACAAACGACGAGCTGTTCGCGGTCGTAACTGAACACCTGGGCGGGAACCACGTCCGAATCCGCTGTGAGGACGGCGAGACGCGTCTGGGCCGCATCCCCGGCCGGATGAAGTTCCGCACGTGGATCAACGAGGACGACATCGTCCTCGCCGAACCGTGGGACTGGCAGGACGAGAAGGCAAACATCGAGTGGCGCTACACCGGCCAGGACGCCGACCAGCTCCGTGCCGAGGGCCACGTCGACTCGCTGACCGCCTGAAGTTTTCTGTACCCTGTCTCGATGCGTCCGAGCGACAGCTCCAGGTCTCCTGTGAGTCGGCCGTGTGCCGACGGTCGCTGCGCCGCCGGCCCCGACACACTGGCCCGACGCAACCGGCAGTCCGTCCGCGAGGGGCTCTGGACGCGCGTGACCACTCGTGCGCACGCGGACGAAAACTCGACTGCGCGTTCGCGGGGCGCAACCTGCCCGTCTGCGACGACGTAGGCCTCTATATCTCTGTGTACTCCGGGAGAGACTATTGTCGGTCTCCGGTCCCGCCGCTGGATGCCCGGCGAACCGTGCGTCGGTGTATCAATCAGAACGCGAACCATTTCTACCACCGACCCTCCGCTGTCGTGCGGTTCGGTGTGTGACGGCGTGACGGCACGTACGAGCCATGTGGGGTCTGCACAGGGTGGGTCTGAGACGAGTCATTTATATATACCCCTCTCCTCGGAAGAAATGCGAAGGTCGCACGGGGCACCACCCCGGGCGAACACGGTCCGACGCGTCCTCGCGACGTTCGGGCCGTTCGCAGAGAGCACGTCGACGTCGCTTCGGCGACACCGACTCTCTCGACCGATGAGGATTCCACCCCTGCGGTCCGCCGTCAAGATGGAATCTGATGTGAGCCCACGGACCCATACAGCAGTTACCATCGATACTGGAAATCGATGGGTTACGCTTCCGACGGAGTGATACCACACTCAGACGTTGCATCGCGCAACGCCCGCCGCTGACTCAGTCAGCACATTCCGGTTGATCCTGCCGGAGGCCATTGCTATCGGAGTCCGATTTAGCCATGCTAGTCGCGCGGGTTAGACCCGCGGCGTATAGCTCAGTAACACGTGGCCAAACTACCCTACAGACCGCGATAACCTCGGGAAACTGAGGCCAATAGCGGATACAGCTCTCTCGCTGGAGTGCCGAGAGCTGGAAACGTTCCGGCGCTGTAGGATGTGGCTGCGGCCGATTAGGTAGACGGTGGGGTAACGGCCCACCGTGCCCATAATCGGTACAGGTTGTGAGAGCAAGAGCCTGGAGACGGAATCTGAGACAAGATTCCGGGCCCTACGGGGCGCAGCAGGCGCGAAACCTTTACACTGCACGACAGTGCGATAGGGGGACTCCGAGTGCGAGGGCATATAGTCCTCGCTTTTCTGTACCGTAAGGTGGTTCAGGAACAAGGACTGGGCAAGACCGGTGCCAGCCGCCGCGGTAATACCGGCAGTCCAAGTGATGGCCGATATTATTGGGCCTAAAGCGTCCGTAGCCTGCTGTGTAAGTCCGTTGGGAAATCGGCCAGCTCAACTGGCCGGCGTCCAGCGGAAACTACACGGCTTGGGGCCGAGAGACTTGACGGGTACGTCCGGGGTAGGAGTGAAATCCTGTAATCCTGGACGGACCACCAATGGGGAAACCACGTCAAGAGACCGGACCCGACGGTGAGGGACGAAAGCTAGGGTCTCGAACCGGATTAGATACCCGGGTAGTCCTAGCTGTAAACGATGCCTGCTAGGTATGTCACGCGCCATGAGCACGTGATGTGCCGTAGTGAAGACGATAAGCAGGCCGCCTGGGAAGTACGTCCGCAAGGATGAAACTTAAAGGAATTGGCGGGGGAGCACCACAACCGGAGGAGCCTGCGGTTTAATTGGACTCAACGCCGGACATCTCACCGGTCCCGACAGTAGTGATGACAGTCAGGTTGACGACTTTACTCGACGCTACTGAGAGGAGGTGCATGGCCGCCGTCAGCTCGTACCGTGAGGCGTCCTGTTAAGTCAGGCAACGAGCGAGACCCACATCCGTAGTTGCCAGCGATATCTAGCGATAGTCGGGTACACTACGGAGACTGCCGTTGTTAAAACGGAGGAAGGAATGGGCAACGGTAGGTCAGTATGCCCCGAATGGACCGGGCAACACGCGGGCTACAATGGTCATGACAGTGGGATGCGACGCCGAGAGGCGGAGCAATCTCCAAACGTGATCGTAGTTCGGATTGCGGGCTGAAACTCGCCCGCATGAAGCTGATTCGGTAGTAATCGCGTGTCAGAAGCGCGCGGTGAATACGTCCCTGCTCCTTGCACACACCGCCCGTCAAAGCACCCGAGTGGGGTCCGGATGAGGCCTGGATACCCAGGTCGAATCTGGGCTCCGCAAGGGGGCTTAAGTCGTAACAAGGTAGCCGTAGAGGAATCTGCGGCTGGATCACCTCCTACAGAACGGGACTGGGGCACTGCCCCAGCCCACAATCGTTGTCGGCATCCGCCGACGACACCGAAGCGGACTGCTGTATGGGCCCGCTGGGCTCACGAGACCTATCCGAGGCGGATACCCCTCGCGGGGTGTCGGGTGCAACTCCCGACGGGTCCGTATCTCGTGTCACGCCCGAACCGAGCCCCTTAAGTGTGGGACGGCGCTCGGACGTGATACGACGACTGATGCACCAACCCGGGTGAAACCGCGGTTGGGAAGGGTCGACTCGCCCACCTCTCCCACCTTGGGGGCGAGAATGAAACCGTGTGTACGTGCGATCCAGGCGTCCACTGGACTCGTTCAACTACAGTTCAACGAGTCACAATTGACGTTGGCTACTATGCCAGCTGGTGGATAGCTCGGCTCGAGAGCTGATGAAGGACGTGCCAAGCTGCGATAAGCCGTGGGGAGCCGCACGGAGGCCAAGAACCACGGATTTCCGAATGAGAATCTCCTCAGCAATTGCCTCGCGCAATGAGGAACGCCGGGAACTGAAACATCTTAGTACCGGCAGGAAAAGAAAGCGTAACGCGATGTCGTTAGTAACCGCGAGTGAACGCGATACAGCCCAAACCGAAGCCCTCACGGGCAATGTGGTGTCAGGGCCACCCCTCATCAGCCGACCATCTCGACGAAGTCTCTTGGAACAGAGCACGAAACAGGGTGACAGTCCCGTACTCGAGGTCAGTACGCTGTGCGGTGGTTCCAGAGTAGCGGGGGTTGGATATCCCTCGCGAATGTCGCAGGCATCGACTGCGAAGGCTAAACACTCCTCGAGACCGATAGTGCACAAGTAGTGTGAACGAACGCTGCAAAGTACCCTCAGAAGGGAGGTGAAATAGAGCTTGAACTCAGCTGGCGATGGAGCGACGGGGCATACAAGGTCTTCCGACGAATGACCGAGACGCGAGTCTCCAGTAAGACTCGGAAGAAGCCGATGTTCCGTCGTACGTTTTGAAAAACGAGCCAGGGAGTGTGTCTACATGGCAAGTCTAACCGGAGCATCCGGGAAGGCACAGGGAAACCGACATGGCCGCAGCCTCACGGCGAGGGCCGCCGTCTTCAAGGGCGGGGAGCCATATGGACACGACCCGAATCCGGACGATCTACGCGTGGACAAGGTGAAGCGTGCCGAAAGGCACGTGGAGGCCTGTTAGAGTTGGTGTCCTACAATACCCTCTCGTGATCTACGTGTAGGGGTGAAAGGCCCATCGAGTCCGGCAACAGCTGGTTCCAACCGAAACATGTCGAAGCATGACCTCCGCCGAGGTAGTTCGTGGGGTAGAGCGACCGATTGGTGTGACCGCCTCCGAGAGGAGTCGGCACACCTGTCAAACTCCAAACCTACGAACGCCGCTGACGCGGGGATTCCGGTGTGCGGGGTAAGCCTGTGCACCAGGAGGGGAACAACCCAGAGATAGGTTAAGGTCCCCAAGTGTGGATTAAGTGTAATCCTCTGAAGGTGGTCTCGAGCCCTAGACAGCCGGGAGGTGAGCTTAGAAGCAGCTACCCTCTAAGAAAAGCGTAACAGCTTACCGGCCGAGGTTTGAGGCGCCCAAAATGATCGGGACTCAAATCCACCACCGAGACCTATCCGCACCCGTCACAGGGTGACCGAGTAGGTTGGCGCTCTATTTGGGTGGAAGCAGGGGTGAGAACTCCTGTGGACCGAATAGTGACGAAAATCCTGGCCATAGTAGCAGCGATAGTCGGGTGAGAACCCCGACGGCCTCATGAATAAGGGTTCCTCAGCACTGCTGATCAGCAGGGGTTAGCCGGTCCTAAGTCATACCGCAACTCGACTATGACGAAATGGGAAACGGGTTAATATTCCCGTGCCATCATGCATTCAAAGTTGACGCCCTGGGGTCGACCACGCCGGGCCTTCGCCCGGTCGAATCGTCCAACTCCGTGGAAGCCATAACGGCACGAAGCGGACGAACGGCGAGACAGGGAAACGTGGTTCAACCTGGGGCCCGTGAAAAGACGAGCATGATGTCCGTACCGAGAACCGACACAGGTGTTCATGGCGGCGAAAGCCACGGCCTGTCGGGAGCAACCGACGTTAGGGAATTCGGCAAGTTAGTCCCGTAAGTTCGCGATAAGGGATGCCTGCTCAGGAAATGAGCAGGTCGCAGTGACTCGGAAGCTCGGACTGTCTAGTAACAACATAGGTGACCGCAAATCCGCAAGGACTCGTACGGTCACTGAATCCTGCCCAGTGCAGGTATCTGAACACCTCGTACAAGAGGACGAAGGACCTGTCAACGGCGGGGGTAACTATGACCCTCTTAAGGTAGCGTAGTACCTTGCCGCATCAGTAGCGGCTTGCATGAATGGATTAACCAGAGCTTCACTGTCCCAACGTTGGGCCCGGTGAACTGTACATTCCAGTGCGGAGTCTGGAGACACCCAGGGGGAAGCGAAGACCCTATGGAGCTTTTACTGCAGGCTGTCGCTGAGACGTGGTCGCCGATGTGCAGCATAGGTAGGAGGCGGTACACAGGTACCCGCGCTAGCGGGCCACCGAGCCATCAGTGAAATACTACCCGTCGGTGACTGCGACTCTCACTCCGGGAGGAGGACACCGGTAGCCGGGCAGTTTGACTGGGGCGGTACGCGCTCGAAAAGATATCGAGCGCGCCCTAAGGTCATCTCAGCCGGGACAGAGACCCGGCGAAGAGTGCAAGAGCAAAAGATGACTTGACAGTGATCTTCCTAACGAGGATCGCTGACGCGAAAGCGTGGTCTAGCGAACCAATTAGCCTGCTTGATGCGGGCAATTGATGACAGAAAAGCTACCCTAGGGATAACAGAGTCGTCACTCGCAAGAGCACATATCGACCGAGTGGCTTGCTACCTCGATGTCGGTTCCCTCCATCCTGCCCGTGCAGAAGCGGGCAAGGGTGAGGTTGTTCGCCTATTAAAGGAGGTCGTGAGCTGGGTTTAGACCGTCGTGAGACAGGTCGGCTGCTATCTACTGGGTGTGTTATGGTGTCTGACGGGAACGATCGTATAGTACGAGAGGAACTACGATTGGTCGCCACTGGTGTACCGGTTGTTCGAGAGAGCACGTGCCGGGTAGCCACGCGACACGGGGTAAGAGCTGAACGCATCTAAGCTCGAAACCCACCTGGAAAAGAGACACCGCTGAGAGTCCGCGTAGAAGACGCGGTCGATAGACTCGGGGTGTACGCACTGAGGTAACGAAGTGTTGAGCCCACGAGTACTAACAACTCGAAGCCATCAATCATACGCACTGTGACTCGTCGAGAGTATTTGAACGAGTCCAGGCGCAAACTGGATCGCACGATTACACACGGTTCTAGGACCGACCGAGACCGGTATCATCACGGTTCGACTCCGTGACTCGGCGTTAAGGCGGCCATAGCGGCGGGGTTGCCTCCCGTACCCATCCCGAACACGGAAGATAAGCCCGCCAGCGTTCCGGTGAGTACTGGAGTGCGCGAGCCTCTGGGAAACTCGGTTCGCCGCCGACCACTCATACCTTATTGCTCGCACGGAGAGCCATCTGCGGCTCTGCGTGCGGGCTTTTTGTATTTATACAGCGACCTCGACAGCCGTGAGTGCCGGATTTGTCTGTGCCGGCCGACGCTCGCACGTGCTCGACCGCGGCGTCACCGTCGTCTCCTGTCGGGACTCGCTGGACGGTCGTGACGCCGACGCGGTCGACCTGCTCGAGGGCGTGACGGCCGTCCCGACGGCGATATGGGGGAGTTGACCCGACGGCAGGCCCCGATCACTCGATGAGGGACAGGATCCGGTCGTAGTACGCCCCGAAGTCCTGGTCGGAGCGCGACCGGGGGCGTTCGACATCGATGGCGACGATCTCGCGGACCCGCCCGGGTTCCTTGGCCATCACGACGACGCGGTCGGCCAGTTTGACGGCTTCTTCGACGTCGTGGGTGACAAAGAGGACGGTCTTGCCCGTCTCCGACCAGATGTCGAGCAGTTCGTCCTGGAGCATCTTCTTGGTCTGGGCGTCGACGGCCCCGAACGGTTCGTCCATCAGCAGGAGGCCGGGGTCGACCGCGAGCGCGCGGGCGAGCGCGACCCGCTGTTTCATCCCGCCCGAGAGGTCCCGCGGGTACCTGTCGCCGAAGCCGTCGAGGCCCACGAGGTCGAGCAGCGCGTCGACGCGCCGGCGCCGGTCGGCTTCGGGGACGCCCTGTTTCTCCATACCGAAGGCGACGTTGCCGGCGACGGTGCGCCACGGGAAGAGGTGGTACTCCTGGAAGACCAGGCCCAGGTCGGGGCCGGGCCCGTCGACTCGGTCGCCGTCGAGGAAGACGCCGCCCGTGGTCGCTGCTTCCAGCCCCGCGATGATACGGAACAGCGTGGTCTTCCCACAGCCGGAGGGGCCGACGATACAGACGAACTCGCCGGGCTCGACCTCGACGGAGACGTCGTCCAGTGCCTGCACGGGCCCGTTCCCGCTCGACCCGGGGTAGCGCTTGCCCACGCCGTCGATGCGGACGCGGGGGGTCTCGTCCGGACCGAGGCCGGCGTCGGTCAGCGCCACGCCAGAACCCTCCGCTGGACCGCCCGGAAGGAGACGTCGACGATCAGGAAGAGCAGACTCAACACCAGGATGTAGGTGATGACGACGTCGACCTGGAGGTTGTTCGAGGCGCGCAGGATGCGCCGGCCGATGCCGGGGACGCCGAATATCTCGGAGGCGACGACGAGCATCCAGCAGCGGCCGATGCCGGTCCGGATGCCGGTCGAGATCTCGGGGAGCGCGGCCGGGATGACGACCGCACGGATCTGCTCGACGTCGCCCTGGACGCCGAGGCTGCGCGCGACGTCGAGCAGGTCCTCGGAGACCCCCTCGACGCCGCCGTAGGTGGCGTAGAAGTTGATCCAGAACGCGCCGACGGCGATGATGAACGCCGCGCCCGCGTGGTTGATGCCCAGCCACGCGATGGCGAAGCCGATGAGCGCTAGCGGCGGCACCGGCCGGAGGACGCGCACGACGGGCGCGGTGACGTCGTCCAACAGCGGACTCCAGGCGAGCGCGATACCGGTGGCGACGCCCGCGGCGGTGCCGACGACGGCCCCCGGGATCCAGTGGAGGATGCTGTTGCCGAGCGCCGTCGCCATCCCGCCCGAGGTAGCCTCCTCGAAAAACGTCGCCGCGACGGCGACGGGCGAGGGGAGGACGTACGACGGCTGGACGAGCGAGACGGCAAACCAGAGGCCGACGAACGCGGCGACCCCGACGACGCCGCGCAGTGCGCGCCGCCCGTCGAGGCCCCCGAACGGGTCGCCGCTCTCCTCGGACCGCTCTACTGTCTCTCCGACGTCGATAGCCATGCTCGTACCCCTCCTACAGGCTCTCGTAGGCGCCGTAGTCGAATATCTCCTCCAGCGCCAACTGCGACTCTATCTGTCCGTTTTGGGCAGCGAACTGGGAGAATATCTCCGTCCCGTTCTCGATCTCCCGCGGGTCGGTCACGAAGTTCGAGAGCGGTCCCTGGAGCGCCGAGAGCGCCTGGTCGGCGGGCATCCCGATGCCCGTCTCGACGATGTCGGCGGTCCGTTCGGGGTTGTTCTGGATGAACTCCGTCGCGCGGACGTGCTGTTCGAGGAACTGGGTGGCCACGGTCGAGTCGCGGACGTCGTCGCTCATCAGCGTCACCGCGGCCGGCTGGCCGGGCATGACGTCGCCAGCGAGCCTGAACACCTGGACCGGCGCGTCGGCCGCTTCGGCCCGGGTCGGGACCGGTTCCATGATGGAGGACCCGTCGATCTCGCCGTTGGCGATGGCCTGGAAGACGGCGTTGGCCCCGTTGATCTCGACGATGTCGACCTGCGAGGTGTCGACCTCCGCTTGCTGGAGCCAGTAGCGCAGCAACACGTCGGGGACCGACCCCTGCGGGAAGGTCCCGAAACGGAACTTCCGGCCCTTCTCCTCGCGCCAGACCGAGAACGCGTCGGCCCCGTGGTCCTCCCACAGCGCCTGGAGGTCCTCGTGGGCCATGATTGCCATCGGTTCCTTGATGTTGGCCGCCGTGACCTTCGCCGGGATGCCCCGGTCGATGACGATCATCGAGGGGACGATGCCGAACATCGCCACGTCGAGTTCGCCGCCGCCGTAGGCCTGGACGATGGCCGGGCCGTCGGTGAACTCGCGGGCGTCGATGGTCGCGTCGACGTCGTCGAAGTACCCCTCCTGGTCCATCACGAAGTACTGGAGGTCCGGGAAGATGGGCATGTACGCGAGGGTCACCTCGTCGCTCCCGCCCAGCCCGAGACATCCGGTGAGACCCACCGTCGCGGTGGTACCGGCACCGGCCAGAAACGCGCGCCTCGAGACGCTTGCTGTGTTGTCTGCCATTGACTGGAGCTAGCGGTGGCGCCGTTTATCCGGACGGTCGGGGGCAAGGACTTCGACAATCGGGAACGACGCGGGGAGGGTGAACTGGTGGGTAATCCCCCCGTTCCGGCCACTCGAGGGCGTCTCGGCTCGAGCGGGCCGTCCCAGGTAGTGGACCTATTTGCCGGTAAACGCCACAATTCAAGTCAGAGGACCGACGAGATGCCGGTTTCAGGTTACGTCGAGGTTACCGGCCGTGACGGCGATTGCCGCCGTCACTCCTCGAGGGTCGTCGTGGTTCGCACG
The DNA window shown above is from Haloarcula halobia and carries:
- the hflX gene encoding GTPase HflX, with protein sequence MTATDTTERAVIAKRVDSGTADTGEIRDLARAAGYDVVAEITQTRTEDPAYHIGEGKVARLANAVAREDATIVVFDNQLGPYQTYNIGNELMSGVRVIDRFRLILEIFGQRARTRKAQLQVELAELRYELPRAEAKASLAKRDERPGFMGLGEYDESREEDIKKQISNIRDELASIEETEQHRREQRRESGFDLVALAGYTNAGKSTLLRRLAADLEVDENEDLHPDLDTTAESEDRLFTTLGTTTRRAEVGKREVLVTDTVGFIQDLPHWLVESFKSTLDSVYRADLVLLVVDVSESVEEIREKLVTSHDTLYERNEAPIVTVLNKTDKVDDEEVRRKKEALSALAPNPVAVSAQEGLNVEALAERIDAELPDYERERLVLPMTDDTMSLVSWIHDHAHVETVDYGDQVVIEFEARPAIVERSRAKAGDLVGASA
- a CDS encoding UPF0058 family protein; translation: MRKQELIHLHSLLAQVQNHYEADTGSEVAQAEYTALGVKPTSIHKSKTDHKDAVFALADGLTDDMLERSDEPLTLTAD
- a CDS encoding DUF7120 family protein, which produces MPKIEISVPEHLEMQISQLVDQGEFLNREDAFESLLSTGLKAYKVSGPSEENDEPGFEDDPLEDSGMMGHDDEYVF
- a CDS encoding translation initiation factor eIF-1A, with the protein product MSEDTGRRNLRMPTNDELFAVVTEHLGGNHVRIRCEDGETRLGRIPGRMKFRTWINEDDIVLAEPWDWQDEKANIEWRYTGQDADQLRAEGHVDSLTA
- a CDS encoding ABC transporter ATP-binding protein is translated as MALTDAGLGPDETPRVRIDGVGKRYPGSSGNGPVQALDDVSVEVEPGEFVCIVGPSGCGKTTLFRIIAGLEAATTGGVFLDGDRVDGPGPDLGLVFQEYHLFPWRTVAGNVAFGMEKQGVPEADRRRRVDALLDLVGLDGFGDRYPRDLSGGMKQRVALARALAVDPGLLLMDEPFGAVDAQTKKMLQDELLDIWSETGKTVLFVTHDVEEAVKLADRVVVMAKEPGRVREIVAIDVERPRSRSDQDFGAYYDRILSLIE
- a CDS encoding ABC transporter permease, coding for MAIDVGETVERSEESGDPFGGLDGRRALRGVVGVAAFVGLWFAVSLVQPSYVLPSPVAVAATFFEEATSGGMATALGNSILHWIPGAVVGTAAGVATGIALAWSPLLDDVTAPVVRVLRPVPPLALIGFAIAWLGINHAGAAFIIAVGAFWINFYATYGGVEGVSEDLLDVARSLGVQGDVEQIRAVVIPAALPEISTGIRTGIGRCWMLVVASEIFGVPGIGRRILRASNNLQVDVVITYILVLSLLFLIVDVSFRAVQRRVLAWR
- a CDS encoding ABC transporter substrate-binding protein, with the protein product MADNTASVSRRAFLAGAGTTATVGLTGCLGLGGSDEVTLAYMPIFPDLQYFVMDQEGYFDDVDATIDAREFTDGPAIVQAYGGGELDVAMFGIVPSMIVIDRGIPAKVTAANIKEPMAIMAHEDLQALWEDHGADAFSVWREEKGRKFRFGTFPQGSVPDVLLRYWLQQAEVDTSQVDIVEINGANAVFQAIANGEIDGSSIMEPVPTRAEAADAPVQVFRLAGDVMPGQPAAVTLMSDDVRDSTVATQFLEQHVRATEFIQNNPERTADIVETGIGMPADQALSALQGPLSNFVTDPREIENGTEIFSQFAAQNGQIESQLALEEIFDYGAYESL